From one Amaranthus tricolor cultivar Red isolate AtriRed21 chromosome 17, ASM2621246v1, whole genome shotgun sequence genomic stretch:
- the LOC130804141 gene encoding subtilisin-like protease SBT5.4 has protein sequence MKIVFFFILLSLLSSLCFALKQSYVVYFGAHNHGPEVSLEDLEQVQNSHHNFLASYLGSYEEAKDAIFYSYKRHINGFAAILDEKHAAEIANDGDVVSVFPNRGRMLHTSHSWDFMLLEKNGVINKNSIWKRTRFGEDTIIANLDTGVWPESKSFSDEGYGPVPARWKGGCEHRNGGVRCNRKLIGARHFKKGYIAAGNKVKNSTDSPRDFEGHGSHTLSTAGGNFVPEATILGYVNGTVKGGSPKARLAAYKVCWPGGATGGCFDADIMAAFDMAIHDGVDVISLSVGGDPIDYVNDGIAIGAFHAVQKGIVVVCSAGNSGPTQGTVTNVAPWMLTVAASTIDREFRAFVVLRNGKRLKGSSLSGRLPQDRLYPLISATRAKASNASIQDALLCKPGTLDKSKVQGKILVCVRGQTDRVDKGRQALLAGAVGMILCNDESGGNEIIADLHVLPASHLTFKDCKNVFAYINSTKDAYGFITHPTTEIGTKPAPYMAAFSSKGPNTITPEILKPDITAPGVNIMAAYSEAANPTEEAWDKRRASYMVVSGTSMSCPHISGVVGLLKTLHPTWSVAAIRSAIMTTARTRDNTMHPMMNSSYIKSNPFEYGAGHVRPNRAMNPGLIYDLTTSDYLNFLCALGYNNTLMSSFDASHKCTSSKSSQALVKMNYPSITVPKLSGSITLTRTVTNVGKPGTYSVRVRQPVGVEISVSPTEMKFKKYGEKKRFKMNLKVKNDGLRLSKGYEFGELLWSDGKHYVRSPIVVDVAH, from the exons CTACGAGGAAGCTAAGGACgctatattttattcatataaaaGACACATTAATGGATTTGCGGCCATTCTTGATGAAAAACATGCAGCAGAAATTgcaa ATGATGGAGATGTTGTTTCTGTATTCCCCAATCGAGGAAGGATGTTACATACGTCACACTCTTGGGATTTCATGCTTTTAGAAAAGAATGGTGTAATTAACAAGAATTCTATTTGGAAAAGAACCAGATTTGGAGAAGATACAATCATTGCTAACCTTGATACtg GTGTTTGGCCAGAATCAAAGAGCTTTAGTGATGAAGGATATGGACCGGTTCCAGCCAGATGGAAAGGTGGTTGCGAGCACCGCAATGGTGGTGTTCGTTGCAATAG AAAGCTGATAGGGGCAAGACACTTCAAGAAGGGATACATAGCAGCAggaaataaagtaaaaaattcTACAGACTCTCCAAGAGATTTTGAAGGGCATGGAAGTCACACTCTATCAACTGCAGGAGGAAACTTTGTTCCAGAAGCAACAATCTTAGGTTACGTTAATGGAACTGTTAAAGGTGGTTCACCTAAAGCTAGACTTGCTGCTTACAAAGTTTGCTGGCCTG GTGGTGCTACTGGTGGATGTTTCGATGCTGATATAATGGCGGCCTTTGATATGGCAATTCATGATGGTGTTGACGTTATATCTCTTTCTGTTGGTGGTGATCCAATTGATTATGTTAATGATGGAATTGCCATTGGAGCTTTTCATGCTGTTCAAAAGggtattgttgttgtttgttctgcTGGTAATTCTGGTCCCACTCAAGGTACCGTCACTAATGTTGCACCATGGATGCTTACTGTTGCTGCTTCCACTATTGATCGGGAGTTCCGAGCTTTTGTTGTACTTCGTAATGGGAAACGTCTTAAG GGTTCGAGCTTATCAGGTCGACTGCCACAAGATAGGCTATATCCACTCATATCAGCAACTCGGGCAAAAGCTTCCAATGCATCTATTCAAGACGC TTTGTTGTGCAAACCAGGCACATTGGATAAAAGCAAAGTACAAGGAAAAATCTTAGTATGTGTTAGAGGACAAACAGATAGAGTTGACAAAGGTAGGCAAGCGTTGTTAGCTGGAGCTGTTGGTATGATCTTATGCAACGATGAATCCGGTGGCAATGAGATTATCGCGGATCTTCATGTTCTTCCTGCATCTCATCTTACCTTTAAGGATTGCAAAAATGTTTTTGCATACATCAACTCCACCAA GGATGCATATGGTTTTATAACACACCCAACAACAGAAATAGGTACCAAGCCTGCTCCTTATATGGCTGCTTTCTCCTCCAAAGGTCCCAACACTATCACACCAGAAATTCTTAAA CCTGATATAACAGCACCAGGAGTGAATATAATGGCAGCATATTCAGAAGCAGCAAACCCAACAGAGGAAGCCTGGGATAAGCGCAGAGCTTCATACATGGTAGTCTCTGGTACATCTATGTCTTGCCCCCATATTTCTGGGGTTGTTGGCCTCCTCAAAACCCTTCACCCTACTTGGAGTGTTGCCGCTATCAGATCCGCTATTATGACAACCG CAAGAACAAGAGACAACACAATGCATCCAATGATGAATTCATCCTACATTAAATCTAATCCATTTGAGTACGGAGCAGGACATGTTCGACCAAACAGAGCCATGAACCCCGGCCTAATCTATGACTTAACCACATCTGATTACTTAAACTTCCTATGTGCACTAGGCTataacaatacattaatgagtTCCTTTGATGCTTCCCACAAATGTACTTCATCAAAATCATCCCAAGCTCTTGTCAAAATGAATTATCCTTCAATTACAGTGCCTAAACTTTCTGGGTCCATCACACTCACTAGGACAGTTACAAATGTGGGCAAACCCGGAACTTATAGTGTACGTGTACGACAACCAGTGGGCGTTGAGATTAGTGTGTCACCAACGGAGATGAAGTTTAAGAAATATGGTGAAAAGAAGAGGTTTAAGATGAATTTGAAGGTTAAAAATGATGGATTGAGGTTGAGTAAAGGGTATGAATTTGGAGAGTTGTTGTGGTCTGATGGAAAGCATTATGTTAGGAGCCCTATTGTAGTTGATGTTgctcattaa
- the LOC130804107 gene encoding putative ripening-related protein 1 encodes MTKLLNKNKLWCSYIVVLFVIICRSVQIEGQNCRTTGYFRASSPPSGQCTSNCCVQNTVYFTFQCSPSVTSQTPGILSLRSFQNNQSKCDNVYHFDKSMVVGLSTGWYDGGSRCGKVIVISGNGKTVKAKVVDECDSTKGCEAEEGYHPPCGYNIVAASKAVWKALGVPQSQLGQLNITWADT; translated from the coding sequence atgacaaaattattgaataaaaataaattatggtgTTCATATATTGTTGTATTATTTGTCATTATATGTAGGAGTGTACAAATTGAAGGCCAAAACTGCAGAACAACAGGATATTTTAGAGCAAGTAGTCCTCCATCAGGGCAATGCACATCCAATTGTTGTGTCCAAAACACTGTCTACTTCACATTTCAGTGTTCTCCATCAGTAACTTCCCAAACTCCTGGGATACTCAGCCTTAGAAGCTTCCAGAACAACCAGTCGAAGTGCGACAATGTGTATCACTTCGACAAGTCGATGGTGGTTGGGCTGTCGACAGGGTGGTACGATGGTGGGTCCCGCTGCGGTAAGGTGATTGTGATAAGTGGAAATGGGAAGACTGTGAAGGCTAAGGTGGTGGATGAGTGTGACTCTACTAAAGGGTGTGAAGCAGAGGAAGGGTATCACCCTCCTTGTGGGTATAACATTGTTGCTGCCTCTAAGGCTGTTTGGAAGGCTCTTGGGGTCCCACAGAGTCAGTTGGGCCAACTTAACATTACATGGGCTGATACTTAA
- the LOC130804031 gene encoding 17.1 kDa class II heat shock protein-like translates to MDFRFTGFDSPVFNALSHFLDHDDFTPQTTTEKSSAPSNAYVRDARAMARTPADVKEYPNSYQFIIDMPGLRSADIKVQVEDDNVLVISGERKREEEKEGVKYIRMERRIGKFMRKFVLPENANTEKISAVCQDGVLTVSVEKLPPPEPKKPKTIEVKVA, encoded by the coding sequence ATGGATTTCCGATTCACAGGATTCGATTCTCCAGTCTTCAATGCCTTATCTCACTTCCTCGATCACGACGATTTCACTCCTCAAACAACCACCGAAAAATCTTCCGCACCATCCAACGCATACGTCCGAGACGCTCGTGCAATGGCTCGTACTCCGGCAGATGTGAAGGAGTACCCGAACTCGTACCAGTTCATTATCGATATGCCAGGATTAAGGAGTGCAGACATAAAAGTGCAGGTGGAAGATGATAATGTGCTGGTGATCAGTGGAgaaagaaagagagaagaggagAAAGAAGGAGTGAAGTACATAAGAATGGAGAGGAGAATCGGAAAGTTTATGAGGAAATTTGTGTTGCCGGAGAATGCGAATACGGAGAAGATCAGCGCTGTTTGTCAGGATGGTGTATTGACTGTAAGTGTTGAGAAACTGCCTCCTCCTGAACCTAAGAAACCTAAGACCATTGAAGTTAAGGTTGCTTGA
- the LOC130804030 gene encoding 25S rRNA (cytosine-C(5))-methyltransferase NSUN5 isoform X2, with amino-acid sequence MSPQGLRLKGLASFMSPCGSSEKYLFLRKPALESALAKILVKKKVKRVEELLAQYETLDSPKPRYVRVNTLKLDVDSAVKELEKHCTVLKDDLVPDLLILPPGVDLHDHPLVTGGGVFLQGKASSMVAAALGPQPGWKVLDACSAPGNKTVHLSALMKGKGKIVACELNKDRVNLLRNTIQVAGANNVEVHHGDFLIINPDDPAFSELRAILLDPSCSGSGTAADRLDHLLPSHMTNQETDSNANRLTRLAAFQKKALEHALSFPSVERIVYSTCSIHQIENEDVIKSVLPLALKNGFELETPFPKWPRRGFPVFEGSEHLLRMDPIEDKEGFFIALFVRKSGNQRQPDPCKGDCCANHSSTQPLPFTRLSKMWLLSMISSQKQTHRKRMK; translated from the exons ATGAGTCCTCAAGGTTTGAGGCTCAAAGGATTGGCTTCCTTCATGTCTCCTTGTGGTAGTTCAG AAAAATATCTATTTCTACGTAAACCTGCTCTTGAGTCTGCTTTGGCAAAGATACTAGTTAAAAAGAAGGTCAAACGAGTTGAAGAACTGCTGGCACAGTATGAGACCCTAG ATTCTCCAAAACCTCGATATGTTCGTGTAAATACTTTGAAACTGGATGTTGACTCTGCTGTCAAAGAACTCGAAAAGCATTGCACA GTTCTCAAGGATGATTTAGTTCCAGATCTATTGATTCTTCCACCTGGTGTAGACTTGCATGACCACCCTCTAGTCACAGGTGGAGGTGTCTTTCTTCAG GGCAAGGCAAGTTCTATGGTAGCAGCTGCCCTTGGACCCCAGCCAGGTTGGAAG gtccTTGATGCATGCTCAGCTCCAGGGAACAAAACTGTTCATCTTTCTGCTCTCATGAAAGGGAAGGGAAAGATTGTGGCATGTGAGTTGAATAAGGATAGGGTGAATCTTCTCCGAAATACAATCCAAGTTGCTGGAGCAAATA ATGTGGAAGTCCATCATGGGGATTTTCTAATCATCAACCCAGACGATCCAGCCTTCTCAGAG CTTCGTGCTATACTCTTAGATCCCTCCTGCTCAGGATCTGGGACTGCCGCTGATAGACTGGACCATTTGCTCCCTTCACATATGACTA ATCAGGAAACTGACTCGAATGCAAATCGGTTGACAAGACTTGCAGCTTTCCAGAAGAAGGCTTTAGAGCATGCACTATCTT TTCCATCTGTTGAGAGGATTGTTTACAGCACATGCTCAATCCATCAAATTGAAAACGAAGATGTAATAAAATCTGTTCTGCCGCTAGCTTTAAAGAATGGGTTTGAGCTGGAAACACCCTTCCCTAAATGGCCTCGTCGAGGTTTTCCAGTGTTTGAAGGCT CTGAACACTTGCTTCGAATGGATCCCATTGAGGACAAAGAAGGCTTCTTCATCGCCTTATTCGTGAGGAAAAGCGGAAACCAAAGACAGCCTGATCCTTGCAAAGGAGATTGCTGCGCAAACCATAGCAGCACACAACCATTGCCTTTTACTAGGCTTTCAAAGATGTGGCTACTCTCCATGATTTCGTCTCAGAAGCAGACGCATAGAAAAAGAATGAAATGA
- the LOC130804030 gene encoding 25S rRNA (cytosine-C(5))-methyltransferase NSUN5 isoform X1: protein MGRRKNQTIKPSDKKKPLPAPKTEQRPSKAERSAYFGRREAAKVLRTVLQGDARRRAVGSIKTLVYSPSIRNKKATFALVCQTLKYLSIIKDVLDTSCVLNNKWKRQEELMYIVTYDLLFGKEVSSFGIAEKYLFLRKPALESALAKILVKKKVKRVEELLAQYETLDSPKPRYVRVNTLKLDVDSAVKELEKHCTVLKDDLVPDLLILPPGVDLHDHPLVTGGGVFLQGKASSMVAAALGPQPGWKVLDACSAPGNKTVHLSALMKGKGKIVACELNKDRVNLLRNTIQVAGANNVEVHHGDFLIINPDDPAFSELRAILLDPSCSGSGTAADRLDHLLPSHMTNQETDSNANRLTRLAAFQKKALEHALSFPSVERIVYSTCSIHQIENEDVIKSVLPLALKNGFELETPFPKWPRRGFPVFEGSEHLLRMDPIEDKEGFFIALFVRKSGNQRQPDPCKGDCCANHSSTQPLPFTRLSKMWLLSMISSQKQTHRKRMK, encoded by the exons ATGGGACGGCGGAAGAATCAAACTATAAAACCATCCGACAAGAAGAAACCCTTGCCGGCGCCCAAAACTGAGCAACGTCCAAGCAAAGCCGAAAGGTCGGCATACTTTGGACGGAGAGAAGCCGCAAAAGTCCTTCGAACTGTTCTTCAAGGCGACGCCCGTCGTCGAGCAGTCGGCTCCATTAAAACTCTCGTCTACAGCCCTTCAATTCGTAATAAGAAGGCTACTTTCGCGCTCGTTTGCCAAACTCTCAAAT ATCTTTCAATAATCAAAGATGTCTTAGATACTTCTTGTGTTCTAAACAACAAGTGGAAG aGACAAGAGGAGCTAATGTATATAGTAACGTATGATTTGCTTTTTGGCAAG GAAGTTTCATCATTTGGCATCGCAGAAAAATATCTATTTCTACGTAAACCTGCTCTTGAGTCTGCTTTGGCAAAGATACTAGTTAAAAAGAAGGTCAAACGAGTTGAAGAACTGCTGGCACAGTATGAGACCCTAG ATTCTCCAAAACCTCGATATGTTCGTGTAAATACTTTGAAACTGGATGTTGACTCTGCTGTCAAAGAACTCGAAAAGCATTGCACA GTTCTCAAGGATGATTTAGTTCCAGATCTATTGATTCTTCCACCTGGTGTAGACTTGCATGACCACCCTCTAGTCACAGGTGGAGGTGTCTTTCTTCAG GGCAAGGCAAGTTCTATGGTAGCAGCTGCCCTTGGACCCCAGCCAGGTTGGAAG gtccTTGATGCATGCTCAGCTCCAGGGAACAAAACTGTTCATCTTTCTGCTCTCATGAAAGGGAAGGGAAAGATTGTGGCATGTGAGTTGAATAAGGATAGGGTGAATCTTCTCCGAAATACAATCCAAGTTGCTGGAGCAAATA ATGTGGAAGTCCATCATGGGGATTTTCTAATCATCAACCCAGACGATCCAGCCTTCTCAGAG CTTCGTGCTATACTCTTAGATCCCTCCTGCTCAGGATCTGGGACTGCCGCTGATAGACTGGACCATTTGCTCCCTTCACATATGACTA ATCAGGAAACTGACTCGAATGCAAATCGGTTGACAAGACTTGCAGCTTTCCAGAAGAAGGCTTTAGAGCATGCACTATCTT TTCCATCTGTTGAGAGGATTGTTTACAGCACATGCTCAATCCATCAAATTGAAAACGAAGATGTAATAAAATCTGTTCTGCCGCTAGCTTTAAAGAATGGGTTTGAGCTGGAAACACCCTTCCCTAAATGGCCTCGTCGAGGTTTTCCAGTGTTTGAAGGCT CTGAACACTTGCTTCGAATGGATCCCATTGAGGACAAAGAAGGCTTCTTCATCGCCTTATTCGTGAGGAAAAGCGGAAACCAAAGACAGCCTGATCCTTGCAAAGGAGATTGCTGCGCAAACCATAGCAGCACACAACCATTGCCTTTTACTAGGCTTTCAAAGATGTGGCTACTCTCCATGATTTCGTCTCAGAAGCAGACGCATAGAAAAAGAATGAAATGA